A single genomic interval of Prunus dulcis chromosome 5, ALMONDv2, whole genome shotgun sequence harbors:
- the LOC117627078 gene encoding uncharacterized protein LOC117627078: protein MANPNSQTTQTPLIDASQTQTHPSDDDDAKLDHSLHSLETFLRLFGFCQYSFLSFSLSWLAFLLVAVALPVVLIEISYSSRSEKYQIKNFELQILVSESLVAAISLVCISYNLRKYGIRRFLFMDRYHGHKLQYREEYIQKINNFFRLLAVCVLPCLLLKTAREVTRVIYVHYDSWWKSVLALLALLVSWTFSTIIFLSGSALFNLVCSLQVIHFENYGKLLESDMDVSTYIEEHTRLTQYLSKISHRFRIYLIFQILVVTGSQFVALLQTTGNHRIVNLINGGDFAVASIVELLGLIICLHGATKITHRAQGLASVTSRWHAVVTCGSNDASQSRFDNSTGNLEIAYSAGSLPITYSESDLESVDYVAVPTSKQIASDKSLYQKRQAFVTYIQSNPGGLTIYGYTVDRALIGTIFFLEFSLALFVLGKTITF, encoded by the exons ATGGCCAACCCAAACTCACAAACAACTCAAACTCCATTGATAGATGCATCACAAACACAAACCCACCctagtgatgatgatgatgccaAACTTGATCACTCTCTCCACAGCTTGGAGACCTTTCTCAGGCTCTTTGGGTTTTGCCAGTACTCTTTTCTGAGCTTCAGCCTCTCATGGCTTGCTTTCCTTCTTGTGGCTGTTGCACTTCCAGTGGTACTCATTGAAATCTCTTATAGTTCCAGAAGTGAGAAGTATCAGATCAAAAATTTTGAGCTTCAGATTCTGGTTTCTGAGTCTCTTGTGGCTGCCATTTCTCTTGTTTGTATTTCTTACAACCTCAGAAAGTATGGCATACGGAGGTTCTTGTTCATGGATAGGTATCATGGTCATAAGCTTCAGTACCGTGAGGAATATATACAGAAGATCAAT AACTTCTTCCGCTTGCTGGCAGTGTGCGTATTGCCTTGCCTCCTTCTGAAGACTGCTCGTGAAGTCACTCGCGTAATTTATGTTCACTACGATTCATGGTGGAAATCTGTTCTTGCATTGCTTGCTTTGCTTGTGTCATGGACGTTTTCAACTATAATTTTCCTATCAGGCAGTGCTTTGTTCAACTTGGTGTGCAGTTTGCAAGTGATACACTTTGAGAACTATGGGAAGCTTTTGGAAAGCGACATGGATGTTTCTACGTATATCGAAGAACACACTCGTCTAACGCAGTATCTATCCAAGATCAGCCACAGATTCCGAATCtatcttatttttcaaattttagttgTGACAGGCAGCCAATTTGTGGCTCTACTGCAGACCACAGGAAATCACAGAATCGTCAATCTCATCAACGGAGGCGATTTTGCA GTCGCCTCTATTGTTGAGCTGCTTGGGTTAATTATATGCCTGCATGGGGCTACAAAGATTACACACAGAGCTCAAGGTCTTGCATCAGTTACTAGCAGATGGCATGCTGTGGTCACCTGCGGCTCCAACGATGCATCTCAATCGAGATTCGACAACAGTACGGGAAACTTGGAGATTGCTTATTCTGCTGGTTCATTACCCATAACCTACTCAGAAAGCGATCTAGAGTCAGTTGATTATGTGGCAGTGCCGACAAGTAAACAAATAGCTTCAGACAAGTCCCTCTATCAGAAAAGACAAGCTTTTG TTACATACATACAATCAAACCCGGGCGGGCTTACCATCTACGGCTATACGGTGGATCGGGCGCTCATTGGCACCATCTTCTTTCTTGAGTTCTCACTGGCTCTCTTTGTGCTGGGGAAAACTATTACCTTTTAA
- the LOC117627077 gene encoding cyclin-dependent kinase G-2-like has protein sequence MATGRVDVLRRRDSYNYSKREFESYTNGVCRGDGVKHKNGFHLPSNVRNSGGSERSSNSSEPCFKNSKTRKSECLVQLPPEKKRKFSPIIWDREEKQVRVSSKNRVIPVIPPSPADPTSVQNVLFDGVVSKSPATVVKSQDMDVSEPSVADCLEGSCKSEAPADLSTHLHSEQSGQDEQAKKNMVHPPNISLSRWASDSDSPRAPRDIADDPCSSPESGEIQREGSGGSWTRVSSSDEESSFETAGEKYYGEELCDENMNIDKHDGNAGVGINQLYSDSESDSEDDVDLPKIEEPAVPMQGSINMLQGCRSVFEYEKLNKINEGTYGVVYRARDKKSGEIVALKKVKMDVDKGCDGFPMSALREINILLSFNHPSVVGVKEVVMDDFDGVYMVMEYMEYDLKGLMDSMKQPFGIGEVKYLILQLLNGVEYLHDNWVLHRDLKSSNLLVNKEGELKICDLGLSRQYGSPLKPYTPLVVTLWYRAPEILLGTKQYSTAIDMWSVGCIMAELLAKDALFKGKTEVDQIDKIFRMLGTPDEKSGLSKLPGFKVNSVKQQCYNHLRKKFPAASFTGSSPVLSESGFDLLKRLLSYNPAERITAKDALNHNWFCESPEPRYDFKPITPDLHSRPVPKQQAA, from the exons ATGGCGACAGGGCGAGTCGATGTTTTGAGGAGAAGGGATTCTTATAATTATTCcaaaagagaatttgaatCTTATACGAATGGGGTTTGTCGAGGTGATGGCGTCAAACATAAGAATGGATTCCATTTACCTTCCAATGTGCGCAATTCAGGAGGGTCTGAACGCTCGTCAAATTCCTCAGAACCGTGTTTTAAGAATAGCAAAACCCGAAAGAGTGAATGTTTGGTTCAATTGCCTCctgagaagaagaggaagttttCTCCTATTATATGGGACAGAGAAGAGAAGCAAGTGAGAGTCTCATCAAAGAATAGGGTTATTCCAGTTATTCCTCCGTCCCCTGCTGATCCAACCTCAGTTCAGAACGTTCTTTTTGATGGGGTTGTTTCAAAGTCTCCAGCTACGGTGGTTAAGTCTCAGGACATGGATGTCTCTGAACCCTCCGTGGCAGATTGTTTGGAGGGTAGTTGTAAATCGGAGGCTCCTGCTGATTTGTCTACACATCTGCATTCTGAGCAGTCCGGGCAAGATGAGCAGGCTAAAAAAAACATGGTCCATCCACCCAACATCTCTTTGTCAAGATGGGCATCTGATAGTGATTCTCCAAGGGCTCCAAGGGATATTGCTGATGACCCGTGCAGTTCTCCTGAAAGCGGGGAGATCCAAAGAGAAGGCTCGGGGGGGAGCTGGACCAGAGTTTCTAGCTCTGACGAAGAAAGCAGCTTTGAGACGGCTGGAGAAAAATATTATGGAGAAGAGTTATGTGACGAAAACATGAATATTGATAAACATGATGGGAATGCTGGCGTTGGCATTAATCAGTTGTACTCTGATTCAGAGTCTGATTCAGAGGATGATGTTGATCTTCCTAAGATTGAAGAGCCTGCGGTGCCTATGCAAGGAAGTATAAACATGCTTCAGGGTTGCAGAAGTGTGTTTGAGTATGAAAaactcaacaaaataaatgaaggCACTTATGGTGTTGTCTATAGAGCCAGAGATAAAAAGAGTGGAGAAATTGTAGCATTAAAGAAGGTGAAGATGGATGTTGATAAGGGATGTGATGGTTTCCCAATGTCAGCGTTGAGAGAAATCAACattcttttgtcttttaatCACCCTTCGGTTGTAGGTGTTAAGGAAGTTGTTATGGACGACTTTGATGGTGTTTATATGGTCATGGAGTATATGGAATATGACCTCAAGGGGCTAATGGATTCTATGAAACAGCCATTTGGTATAGGTGAAGTAAAGTACTTGATTCTACAGCTTTTGAACGGTGTAGAGTATCTTCATGACAATTGGGTCCTTCACAGAGATCTGAAATCATCAAATCTCCTTGTGAACAAGGAGGGTGAGTTGAAAATATGTGATTTGGGGTTGTCACGCCAGTATGGAAGTCCACTGAAGCCATATACTCCTTTGGTTGTCACTCTGTGGTACAG GGCACCTGAAATTCTATTAGGTACAAAACAGTACTCTACAGCAATTGATATGTGGTCGGTTGGTTGCATAATGGCTGAATTGTTGGCAAAAGACGCATTGTTCAAAGGGAAAACTGAAGTTGATCAGATTGATAAG ATCTTCAGAATGCTTGGTACACCAGATGAGAAAAGTGGATTATCCAAATTGCCAGGCTTCAAAGTTAATTCTGTCAAACAACA GTGCTACAATCATCTGCGCAAGAAATTTCCTGCAGCATCTTTCACTGGATCATCCCCAGTGCTCTCTGAATCGGGGTTTGATCTGTTGAAGCGGCTCTTATCATATAACCCTGCGGAGCGAATAACAGCAAAGGATGCTCTCAACCATAACTGGTTTTGTGAGTCCCCTGAACCGAGATATGATTTCAAGCCAATTACTCCTGATCTGCATTCAAGACCGGTACCTAAGCAGCAGGCAGCGTGA
- the LOC117627533 gene encoding malate synthase, glyoxysomal: MMGVGTYGYTAPATSKSGGGAAGYDVPEGVEIRGWFDEEFAKILTKEALAFVAELQREFRNRIKYALECRKEAKRRYNEGAVPGFDPATKFIRETNWVCAPVPPAVADRRVEITGPVERKMIINALNSGAKVFMADFEDALSPTWENLMRGQVNLKDAVDGSITFHDKARNRVYKLNDKNTTKLFVRPRGWHLLEAHILIDGEPATGCLVDFGLYFLHNYAAFRQTQGAGFGPFFYLPKMENSREAKIWNCVFERAEKKAGIERGSIRATVLIETLPAVFQMDEILHELRDHSVGLNCGRWDYIFSYIKTFQGHPDRLLPDRFLVGMTQHFMRNYSDLLIRTCHRRGVHAMGGMAAQIPIRDDPAANEAALDLVRKDKLREVKAGHDGTWAAHPGLIPACMEVFTNNMGSNTPNQIQSMRREDASSITEEDLLERPRGVRTLEGLRLNTRVGIQYLAAWLTGTGSVPLYNLMEDAATAEISRVQNWQWIKYGVELDGDGLGVRVGKELFGRVVEEEMQRIEREVGKEKFKKGMYKEACKLFTRQCTAQTLDDFLTQDAYNHIVMHHPRGSSRL; the protein is encoded by the exons ATGATGGGAGTTGGCACATATGGGTACACTGCACCAGCCACCAGTAaaagtggtggtggtgctgcAGGCTATGATGTTCCTGAAGGGGTCGAAATCCGGGGATGGTTCGATGAAGAATTTGCCAAGATTCTAACCAAGGAGGCTTTGGCATTTGTGGCGGAGTTGCAGAGGGAGTTTAGGAACCGGATTAAGTATGCATTGGAGTGTAGGAAGGAAGCTAAGAGGAGGTACAATGAGGGGGCTGTGCCAGGGTTTGATCCAGCTACCAAGTTCATTAGGGAAACAAATTGGGTTTGTGCACCTGTCCCACCAGCTGTGGCTGATCGGAGGGTGGAGATTACAGGACCTGTGGAGAGGAAGATGATCATCAACGCTCTCAATTCTGGAGCCAAAGTTTTCATG GCTGACTTTGAAGATGCACTGTCTCCAACTTGGGAGAACCTAATGAGAGGCCAAGTGAATCTGAAGGATGCTGTTGATGGGAGCATAACCTTTCATGACAAGGCCAGAAACAGAGTTTACAAGCTGAATGACAAAAACACAACCAAGCTTTTTGTGCGCCCAAGAGGATGGCACTTGCTTGAGGCTCACATTTTAATTGATGGAGAGCCTGCAACTGGTTGCCTTGTGGACTTTGGCCTTTATTTCTTGCACAACTATGCAGCCTTCCGCCAAACCCAAGGTGCAGGGTTTGGCCCTTTCTTCTATCTCCCTAAAATGGAGAATTCAAG GGAAGCAAAAATATGGAACTGTGTGTTTGAGAGGGCAGAGAAGAAGGCAGGGATAGAGAGAGGAAGCATCAGGGCAACTGTTCTGATTGAAACACTTCCAGCTGTGTTTCAAATGGACGAAATTCTGCATGAGCTAAGGGATCACTCTGTTGGGCTGAACTGTGGAAGATGGGATTACATTTTCAGCTATATCAAAACCTTCCAGGGTCACCCTGACCGACTGTTACCAGACCGGTTTCTGGTGGGCATGACTCAGCATTTCATGAGGAATTACTCTGATCTCCTCATCAGGACATGCCATAGGCGGGGCGTGCACGCCATGGGGGGGATG GCAGCTCAAATTCCAATCAGAGATGACCCTGCTGCAAATGAAGCAGCACTGGATTTAGTGAGGAAGGACAAGTTAAGAGAGGTGAAAGCAGGACATGATGGGACATGGGCAGCTCATCCAGGGCTAATCCCAGCCTGCATGGAAGTCTTCACCAACAACATGGGCAGCAACACCCCTAACCAAATCCAATCCATGAGGAGAGAAGATGCATCAAGCATTACTGAAGAAGACCTCTTGGAGAGGCCCCGAGGTGTTCGAACGCTGGAAGGCCTCCGCCTGAACACCCGAGTCGGGATCCAGTACTTGGCAGCATGGCTGACTGGGACAGGCTCAGTGCCTCTCTACAACCTCATGGAAGATGCTGCAACAGCTGAGATAAGCAGGGTGCAGAACTGGCAGTGGATCAAGTATGGAGTGGAGCTGGATGGAGATGGGCTTGGAGTGAGAGTTGGGAAGGAGCTGTTTGGGCGAGTGGTGGAGGAAGAAATGCAGAGGATCGAGAGAGAGGTTGGGAAAGAGAAGTTCAAGAAGGGAATGTATAAGGAAGCTTGCAAGCTCTTCACCAGGCAATGCACTGCTCAAACACTTGATGATTTTCTCACCCAAGATGCTTATAATCACATTGTCATGCATCATCCAAGGGGGTCATCCAGGCTCTAA
- the LOC117627998 gene encoding uncharacterized protein LOC117627998 has protein sequence MSTMNNMQQRRPVRVMGSCVTVDCVTDTWVGGNGLGRTDVERRMNLERDTCPGFVSDGTGRAVWTNGAYRSMVGEQEERETMVWLVTKERAAKAVGVMSNYDTAAFSCRVRVQYSGCGGSSARDWSSLTLPCDVWRMESGGFAWRLDVKAALCLGR, from the coding sequence ATGAGTACGATGAATAATATGCAGCAGCGGCGGCCGGTGAGGGTGATGGGGTCGTGCGTGACGGTGGACTGCGTGACGGACACGTGGGTGGGCGGAAATGGACTAGGGCGTACGGACGTGGAGAGGAGGATGAACCTGGAGAGGGACACGTGTCCGGGGTTTGTATCGGACGGTACAGGGAGGGCGGTGTGGACGAATGGGGCCTACAGGAGCATGGTGGGGGAGCAGGAGGAAAGGGAGACGATGGTGTGGCTTGTGACGAAGGAGAGGGCGGCGAAGGCGGTGGGTGTGATGAGTAATTACGACACGGCGGCATTCTCGTGCAGGGTGAGGGTGCAGTACAGCGGGTGCGGTGGGTCGTCGGCAAGGGATTGGAGCTCGTTGACACTGCCGTGTGACGTGTGGAGGATGGAGAGTGGCGGGTTCGCGTGGAGGCTGGACGTGAAGGCTGCTCTTTGCTTGGGTCGGTAA
- the LOC117627996 gene encoding malate synthase, glyoxysomal-like, with product MMGVGTYGYTAPATSKSGGGAAGYDVPEGVEIRGRFVEEFVKILTKEALEFVAELQREFRNRIKYALECRKEAKRRYNEGVVPGFDPATKFIRETNWVCAPVPPAVADRRVEITGPVERKMIINALNSGAKVFMADFEDALSPTWENLMRGQVNLKDAVDGSITFHDKARNRVYKLNDKNTTKLFVRPRGWHLLEAHILIDGEPATGCLVDFGLYFLHNYAAFRQTQGAGFGPFFYLPKMENSREAKIWNCVFERAEKKAGIERGSIRATVLIETLPAVFQMDEILHELRDHSVGLNCGRWDYIFSYIKTFQGHPDRLLPDRFLVGMTQHFMRNYSDLLIRTCHRRGVHAMGGMAAQIPIRDDPAANEAALDLVRKDKLREVKAGHDGTWAAHPGLIPACMEVFTNNMGSNTPNQIQSMRREDASSITEEDLLERPRGVRTLEGLRLNTRVGIQYLAAWLTGTGSVPLYNLMEDAATAEISRVQNWQWIKYGVELDGDGLGVRVGNVLFGRVVEEEMQRIEREVGKEKFKKGMYKEACKFFIRQCTAQTLDDFLTLDAYNHIVMHHPRGSSRL from the exons ATGATGGGAGTTGGCACATATGGGTACACTGCACCAGCCACCAGTAaaagtggtggtggtgctgcAGGCTATGATGTTCCGGAAGGGGTCGAAATCCGGGGACGGTTCGTTGAAGAATTTGTCAAGATTCTAACCAAGGAGGCTTTGGAATTTGTGGCGGAGTTGCAGAGGGAGTTTAGGAACCGGATTAAGTATGCATTGGAGTGTAGGAAGGAAGCTAAGAGAAGGTACAATGAGGGGGTTGTGCCAGGGTTTGATCCAGCTACCAAGTTCATTAGGGAAACAAATTGGGTTTGTGCACCTGTCCCACCAGCTGTGGCTGATCGGAGGGTGGAGATTACAGGACCTGTGGAGAGGAAGATGATCATCAACGCTCTCAATTCTGGAGCCAAAGTTTTCATG GCTGACTTTGAAGATGCACTGTCTCCAACTTGGGAGAACCTAATGAGAGGCCAAGTGAATCTGAAGGATGCTGTTGATGGGAGCATAACCTTTCATGACAAGGCCAGAAACAGAGTTTACAAGCTGAATGACAAAAACACAACCAAGCTTTTTGTGCGCCCAAGAGGATGGCACTTGCTTGAGGCTCACATTTTAATTGATGGAGAGCCTGCAACTGGTTGCCTTGTGGACTTTGGCCTTTATTTCTTGCACAACTATGCAGCCTTCCGCCAAACCCAAGGTGCAGGGTTTGGCCCTTTCTTCTATCTCCCTAAAATGGAGAATTCAAG GGAAGCAAAAATATGGAACTGTGTGTTTGAGAGGGCAGAGAAGAAGGCAGGGATAGAGAGAGGAAGCATCAGGGCAACTGTTCTGATTGAAACACTTCCAGCTGTGTTTCAAATGGACGAAATTCTGCATGAGCTAAGGGATCACTCTGTTGGGCTGAACTGTGGAAGATGGGATTACATTTTCAGCTATATCAAAACCTTCCAGGGTCACCCTGACCGACTGTTACCAGACCGGTTTCTGGTGGGCATGACTCAGCATTTCATGAGGAATTACTCTGATCTCCTCATCAGGACATGCCATAGGCGGGGCGTGCACGCCATGGGGGGGATG GCAGCTCAAATTCCAATCAGAGATGACCCTGCTGCAAATGAAGCAGCACTGGATTTAGTGAGGAAGGACAAGTTAAGAGAGGTGAAAGCAGGACATGATGGGACATGGGCAGCTCATCCAGGGCTAATCCCAGCCTGCATGGAAGTCTTCACCAACAACATGGGCAGCAACACCCCTAACCAAATCCAATCCATGAGGAGAGAAGATGCATCAAGCATTACTGAAGAAGACCTCTTGGAGAGGCCCCGAGGTGTTCGAACGCTGGAAGGCCTCCGCCTGAACACCCGAGTCGGGATCCAGTACTTGGCAGCATGGCTGACTGGGACAGGCTCAGTGCCTCTCTACAACCTCATGGAAGATGCTGCAACAGCTGAGATAAGCAGGGTGCAGAACTGGCAGTGGATCAAGTATGGAGTGGAGCTGGATGGAGATGGGCTTGGAGTGAGAGTTGGGAACGTGCTGTTTGGGAGAGTGGTGGAGGAAGAAATGCAGAGGATCGAGAGAGAGGTTGGGAAAGAGAAGTTCAAGAAGGGAATGTATAAGGAAGCTTGCAAGTTCTTCATCAGGCAATGCACTGCTCAAACACTTGATGATTTTCTCACCCTAGATGCTTATAATCACATTGTCATGCATCATCCAAGGGGATCTTCCAGGCTCTAA
- the LOC117627997 gene encoding uncharacterized protein LOC117627997 — protein sequence MDGRGGCCIARYGGEYDMSQVDRIMLRFRPIAPKPVNGGGSASGGSTPENGDVYVKSGRGRGRGKRVRRCVKQGCNNNNNISKRRRSSKGLGEEKTVVTLPLLPETPEPKGSERERKSSGYSATWLSFESFESNSSCISSTTCRRSTVVGEEMSTMNNMQQRRPVRVVGSCVTVDCVTDTWVGGDGLGRTDVERRMNLERDTCPGFVSDGTGRVVWTNGAYRSMVGEQEERETMVWLVTKERAAKALGVMSNYDTAAFSCRVRVQYSGCGGSSARDWSSLTLPCDVWRMESGGFAWRLDVKAALCLGR from the coding sequence atggatgGGAGAGGAGGGTGTTGTATAGCGAGGTACGGAGGAGAATATGATATGTCGCAGGTGGATAGGATAATGTTGAGGTTCAGACCGATTGCTCCGAAGCCGGTCAACGGAGGAGGGTCGGCTTCCGGTGGGTCAACGCCGGAAAACGGTGACGTCTACGTTAAGAGTgggagggggagggggagggggaAGAGAGTTCGGAGGTGCGTGAAGCAGGGttgcaataataataataatatcagTAAGAGAAGGAGATCTTCGAAGGGTTTGGGTGAGGAAAAGACGGTTGTGACCCTGCCTCTGTTGCCGGAGACCCCTGAGCCAAAAGGctcggagagagagaggaagtcGAGTGGTTACTCGGCCACGTGGCTGAGTTTTGAGAGTTTCGAGAGTAATAGTAGTTGTATTTCTTCTACGACATGTCGTAGGAGTACGGTGGTGGGGGAGGAGATGAGTACGATGAATAATATGCAGCAGCGGCGGCCGGTGAGGGTGGTAGGGTCGTGCGTGACGGTGGACTGCGTGACGGACACGTGGGTGGGCGGAGATGGACTAGGGCGTACGGACGTGGAGAGGAGGATGAACCTGGAGAGGGACACGTGTCCGGGGTTTGTATCGGACGGTACAGGGAGGGTGGTGTGGACTAATGGGGCCTACAGGAGCATGGTGGGGGAGCAGGAGGAAAGGGAGACGATGGTGTGGCTGGTGACGAAGGAGAGGGCGGCGAAGGCTTTGGGTGTGATGAGTAATTACGACACGGCGGCATTCTCGTGCAGGGTGAGGGTGCAGTACAGCGGGTGCGGTGGGTCGTCGGCAAGGGATTGGAGCTCGTTGACACTGCCGTGTGACGTGTGGAGGATGGAGAGTGGCGGGTTCGCGTGGAGGCTGGACGTGAAGGCTGCTCTTTGCTTGGGTCGGTAA